The region TCATATGGTAGTATCTGAGAACTATGAGAACTAACCACTGTCATCTAAACTCTGTTTTACTGTGTGAATAAACGCTCCTCTTAGGGCCAGTGCTGTTTGAGTCGTTTTGTATACAGCCAAGGAAATGTGTGAAATGTCAGATGTTTTCTCCGACCCCTAACAATTTCTGATGCCCTCATATAGCCAGTTAGGACAAAATATTCTTGGAATGTTCGTTTTCATGTTTTAAAATAAAGCATTGCCAACAGCAGTAGGATTGCAAAACAGTGCAGTAGCCAGAAGCAACCAATCGGCTTtcagttatttttttatatatatcaatGAGTGGGGAGCTGATGTGGATTTCTGGTTCTGCACTGGTCAGTCTACCTACTTCaccttttttacaaataaatatatattcatttctaaatgatttagtcagtgtttgcccattgtaataaaATCTTTccacaccctgatttacattctgacatttatcacaggaggCGACATCTGTAGTTCTGTCGGGTGCAGCAccgtggaatgtttgtttctgagagttctaaagccagtgaaaataatgtgtggtctcccagaatgctctgagtgGAAAATGCTGCATAGCTAAACAACCtagatcactgggagggcggggctacatgccaatatacagctatatatagatatgcgaattgtttctgatgctgaaaccaggaaatttaccataaaagtgggtatcctaaataattaacTGAATtatattatatgtcactacagtgcctcttaagCAACCCATGatacttatgatataataaattgtatgtgtagtatggataatatagcaaaaaaagagtctaatatttttattttcatttatatactGTCGTTTTTATggaattgcatcatactgtcacatttgcagttttaaaaccaaactctgtcttttaagctataaaacaaagcagaaataatgaccctttgaactttcctgcagtaaattcttacctcaagctgtctctcactgtttcttgtctgtttaagtgcttcagaaaacaggactgcattCTGTGgattagctcagagaagctcttttgcatagataacactgaaggtttttaactcttcctgtactggaaaacaatatgagactcttttatttACTACTAATATTcgattttagctgtactacacatacaattcattatttaatacatttatttttgtttcaggtttgctttaaagcatggACAAAGTAATAGCAATTCACTGTGAAGGAACAATTACTGTAATCAACATAAAAACTATTTTACAGTAGtattttttttcagagtttcaTACAACAAAGCAGAAAAGCAGAAGTTAATAACAGTCCTTCTGCTTTTTTCTTCTTTGCTGCTTTATTGCTAAAAATACAGTTAAGCAGGATATTACTACATCTTATAGAATCACTAGACATACAGAAAAAGTATGACGTTTAataagtaactgtcaggcataaaatcaaaaatcaattctttatttttatctggtaaacaagtaataaggatgctaatcaggcaatccaaaagttaaaatcactattacttttcttgttgattatTTATCATTCCCcaatttacatgactcttatttggtacacagaaaatttggtacacaaaagagaagttgcagggcatgctgggttgtcattttttgcttctctacttcccctcagacttaactaatgcagcctgattggctgaagcctctttccgtcCTGTTTTCCccatcccacacctctgttcctctctgattggccaaaatttctcaggctgaaacaatgcactttctatagtgaagggcgggcaaatcaggcagaggagactaagggcggatattacatcacaactggcttcaaaatagccacagtaaatatggaaactgtctagaataggattctctacttttcctttataaaattcacaggaatcataacgtggacagtgcaatacatatgttatgtaattaaagcaagtatttatctacttatagatttgttgttgttttttctaaaatagtatgactgacagctcctctttaataaaggCAGTTTTGATTGTTGTAGAAAAAAAATCCTAGAATCCTCTTCTGATAATTTAGCCACAAACGAATAGATTTTTAGTTGATACAAGAAAAGTTGCTATTTCCCTTGTCCAAAATTGATAAGGAAATATTGCTCAATCTGCTTCCTTGCAATAGAACCTAGTCAGATTTCAGCAGATGTGTGATAGCTTATCAATCAAACCATCACATGTAGCATTCATCACAGCTCCACCCACTCCCCTACCCACAATATGGATAGGAaaaaactttaaagggactccgagcagtgcagaaactatggaaagatgcatatcattttaaagctctctttctcctctttccaatgatatataaaccgccaccctacgccttttagttttcgctattttcgcgattgaaattgccgcggccgcgatttcaatcgcgaaaatagagaaaactaaaaggcgcagggtgacgatttaggtgtcgccagaaaaaggagaaagagagctttaaaatgatatccatctttccatagttacatttacacaggacgacactttccccagtgtcagcagctccattcagcagaatggagctgctgactttaggaaaaagtctcctgtgtaatacaatgtaactatggaaagatggatatcattttaaagctctctttctcctctttctggcgacacctaaatcgtcaccgcggccgcggcaatttcaatcctgaaaatagtgaaaactaaaaggcgtagggcggcggtttctatatcattggaaagaggagaaagagagctttaaaatgatatgcatctttccatagtttctgcactgctcggagtccctttaacagtcaGTTATTGATTGTCTTTTTTCAGGCAAAATCAAGATAAGGCTGACGTttttaaaagatttttatttattgttttcaaCCTTCGTATCTATTCAAACCATCTAAGTTAAATAGTGTATGGATACTTTAAGACAGACAGCATAAAGAAATACGGTTTGGTGATTGGCTTGTGAGCCAACCCTCACCCTTTCAGTCTTTGAGCGTAGCTATGCTAGGATGACCAGAACTGAATTTAGGATGGAATCACGTACTGATACTGATGACTGTATATAAGAAAATGCatgtcttcattttttttttcttttaatttacaTGGAGTTTATCTTAAactctttataaatcaatattagcAGTTACATAGTTTTGTGTATTTAGCAACCCTCCTTCtgcttacatttatttatttgttatttgCACTAACACACATACAACATGTTTTTATTACAGATGTAAACTTTCCTGTGGCAACGGATATTAAGGTTTCATCAACCAACTTTAAAACCATTCTAGAGTGGAAAGGCAAACCTACAAATTTCACCTACACTGTGGAAGTAAGAGGGTGAGTAGGAGATTCTgggttttttccattttgcggatATTTTTTCTACTGTTGACAGAAGCTGATGTGATAGAGAACGCCATATTTATCACTATGTACAGGGAGTCAATTTTCAGGCTGTGTGAGTGTGGTTGCTCTTGCTGCCTTGATTGCATCCTCCCGACTATTCATACTGGCAGGGGCAAGGCACAGACTGAATCCCTCTTAGAAGACTGCAGCCTGTACCACAGACAGTTCAGCGTCCCACCTGCCAGCCACAAGCGCCTTTTGGACTGtaatttcatgcagccaaatggcagcatttgtaactccATGTGCGTCACCATTTAACACAAGCATCCAAGGAAGGTCCGCACACCACTTAAACAGGAACTTATTTTATTACTTCATCACCATATACACACAATTGATCGTAGAACCgatgatcgtttcggggccactcagggtccccttcgTCAAGGCACAGTTACAATCATCATAATCATGGGTGCTTGTATGGATTTGGGCTATTTGGTCCAGCACTCTCCATCTTTACTGGACGTTGGATTGCAATCTTTTGGAATAGTATGTACCGCACTCATCGTTTGACACGGCGGCAAGAAAAAGTGACTTGTCACGTCTGTGCCACAGTATCTGtgacccatgggggggggggctgcctatcCGCCACCCATGCTTAGCGCTAGCAGGAGCCTATAGGGTGCACGGTAGCAGCTGACAGTTGGTGAATTCCCTGGCTTCAGTCTCCTGAGGAAAACAGGCCTTACACACATTACCTTTAATACATGTTAGTTCTGAAGAGTCACAGTTTTGGAATTTTTGAGAGTTTCCCAGGCAGACAGCCTTTCTGTAGTGATTGACCTATCCACACTATCAGTTTTCTGCATCTGAGGACCCCACCCATGTGCCTCAGGCTTTCAGTAAAtgtaggtttaaagagaacccgaggtgggtttgaagaatatcatctgcatacagaggctggatctgcctatacagcccagcctctgttgctatcccaaacccccctaaggtccccctgcactctgcaatccctcataaatcacagccacgctgctgacaaacagcttgtcagagctggctgtgtttatctctatagtgtcagtctgctgctctccccgcctcctgcagaactccggtccccgcctgcatcccttccctccctgctgattggggcagggaccggagctatgcaggaggcgggggagcagccgagactgacactacagatgtaaacacagcctcacagcacaactgtgatttatgggggattgcagagtgcagggggaccttaggggggtttgggatagcaacagaggctgggctgtataggcagatccagcctctgtatgcagataacattcttcaaacccacctcgggttctctttaataactgATCACATTAGTGGAGCTGGTTTAGATGCAGAAGCTGAGCATTATAAATgattttgtgtgcgttttcctAAGAAAGATTGAGCAACGATATTACTGCTTCTTCCTGGGTCTGGTTTGCAGAGGCGTGGCATTTTTTCTCATGGATCAGTGAACGGTATGCAGTGACAGATTTGTGATAGTGCGGCTATTGACATAAGGTGTGAGCTGTGCATTGCTGGACGTGttcctgcaggcacagaaccctccGGCCTGCATGGTGAAAATGTGTGAGTAATGCAAACATGAACAAAGCAGCAGAAAAGATACAAATTCTGACGAGCGCGATATGGCACGGATAAGAACTGAAGCCTCTGTGTTTAAAAGGGTGCCTGGCAACATGCTCAAGCATAGGCAAACATTCTGGGCATTGAaggtgctccaaaaaaaaaacacactgtttACAGTGAATCACATTCTAGTTCACAACTTTTCAGTAGTACAAGTGATCGCTTTCTCCCTTATACTGATAAGCCAAGCTTTATAGCATCCACATTAACAGCAAAACCTTCTAGCATTGAATCTGGCAGTTGCCAATCAATTATCTGGCAGTTTGTCAATTAGCAAATAACTAGAGTTTGTAAACCTACTTACACACATGTGATGACCGCCGTCTGAACGATTGTTATGTGTGTACAGCGGCCGCCAGTCGATATTGCTCGGGCATCGAGCATTGTTAAAGATCCTTCCTTTCGGATTCTTAACGACCCTCGATGCCCTAGCATGACCATTTGCAATGCTTTTTACAAGCCCCAGAATGATGCCAGAATGATAGCCTCTCCTTTCACTAGCAAACGCTTTGTATAATAGTCACTGCATTCCAGCGATCAGAACTTTCATAGCAAGATGACTTACTACACAATCTGATTGCTGGTTCCAAAGGAAGATTCGCACTTTCCTCccccctatcaatgcctaaccctaacactcaattccctccccccaccccaccccgctGCAGTCTCTGCCAATATCAGCACCGCTTTCGCTGCTAAACTCACCCTCTGCCGATATCTTTATGATATTTATAGGGACCCAAACTACCCACTGGGCACCAAATTAACTGCTTCTTATGTACAGAACTAATATTTCTGCAACTCATATGTCTGTCTTGCATGAAAGTGTAATTCATATAGTACAGTATTCAGATTGGAAGTGTGCAAATcaatcagcaggagatgcattgattggctcaatttaatttttattaaatttgccTGTAAGCCAGAAGTATTCGTATCTCATTGCCCATTTATAACAGTTAtcctacacattttttttttttgtccacagcaacatttaaagtgaatctgagttgaaaataaactgatgagatatttgtatttatcctcctactcctaaaaaattacgttgtttttttttgggatatcccatggttttattttatgattAAACATTTACAACatagattaaatgtttttttttgtctctgttcaatgacaGTCTATTGAGTTTTTCAGGTTTAAAATACACaacctattgacctttttctacctCAGGCAGGAAAACTTTAatggttgtaatttgcttatcagtgatgtctaCTGTATTCATGACAaaataccgacaagacagaacctgTCACTTgcgtgcctgaaaattaactctttcaggcaccaaaataaaacaagtaaaactgcCTGATtatatatgttttgcactgtacatacacatgtacacatatctcatcctgtcacctcaggtacacttttaagtTTGTAAACCTAAATTTAAAATATACTTTTTAGTTTACCACATAATTATTTGTTCAGTGCATCTCTAAAGGGCTTGTGATTGTTTCCCTGCAGACCAGGCTTGGACTGGACAAGGAAGTGTATCTATATAACGGCTACAGAGTGTGACGTCTCAGAACTTGTGAAGGATAATGGCAACTACGAGTTCCGAGTCCTCTCAGAGATTCAAACAGAAGACATTGTTACAGAAGAATTCCCTTATGCTGATGGCCCTACATTTAACCCTTTTGAACAATGTAAGTGGTATTTGAATTGAAATTGTAATGGACATAAAAGTGGAAACCCACCTAAAGCATTTTTGCTTTTAGGTTGGAATAGTATGGGGAAGGGCCAACACCCGTGTTTTCTTGCAatctttgccactgtttgggagaTTTCCCCACACAGCCTGCTTGGTAACGGGGTCACTGGGAGAGTTAGGTCTCTTTCAGACGTGAGGCTGAACTGCTTGCTTGCCGACATGTTGAGTTTGAGCACAACTGAGGCCGCCTCAGATGTAACTCCATGGGGGTGCCTGTACAGCGCCAGTACCGAGCACTTACAAGCATCCAGCCGGTgctggagagcagctgacaggtggagtAGTTGCCTATGTGAAAGGGGACTAAAGCCTGGTATACCATTTTCAACtatgattggccagtcactgaccaattttaccacctccgtgtagtatgagggcttacctacacaatctgctcatactatTCAATATCTATTGACCACCATACTATATGGAGGTAGcagaattggtcagtgattggccaattataactgTACCCccctttacttaaccacttgcgtaCCAGTAGTCTCTGAcattttaaggaccagagactgctgatacCAAAAACGCAGCTTACAGACATCTCACCACATGGAATCGCCGATGTTACCGTTCACACCACACACCCGTCGTTAAATCCCACTCGCCCTGCGGTCGCTATGGCAGCAGagcaattggctcctgaccaatgtgagccaatgagaatGGCTGAAATGTGCACGgcaatgcatatagtgtgaatgaggctttaaggtggccatacaccaattTGATAAATCTGAaaggtttttggtttttttactcGACAATTcctgtttttattcaataaaaaagaTCGGGAGTAttggattttctgatcaatttttatgaaaaaatgagtttttacttattttatttatgattggggaaaaaattaacaaaggtgtgtggtacattgtcagatttttaaaaaaaaaatgtcacaatcagaaaaattgattgcaattcttgaattgaaaagatatttaaaaaattgtatggtgtgtggccacctttagagtgcaTGCACACATCCAATATAGGTAAACTCTCTTACTACAtgcaagtggtaaaattggccaatcaaaattggatgtatgtatacacccttaggcctcgttcacatcagggacgtttctgtgcgcttttcacagcgcactgccctgtgcgttcagcaaggtattgattttcccatgtaattaaatgtggctggttcacatctatgtgctgcgcagcgttacaaaaacgtagtgttcatgcatttctgtgtgctgagctgtgaagtgcacatcaatgcaagtgaatgggagcgcttttttagcgcatagaagcgcgtgcgttttttgccctgattagaaaaaaaatacatttacatataaaaacaaagctttattgacaactgctactgctacaataagcaaaacgtgctttaaagaatcgcaacgcacagaaacgcgcactaaagcgcgcacaagcgtatGCGTTTTTTACCTCACGCTTTCACCCGTtactcagcgcagcagatgtgaacaaggcctaagccatagaccctgaacaagcattccaaTCAGGGTCTGAATTCTGCctgtattagccacatgcttgcttTATGTGtgtgaaactactgcagccacaaagatcagcaggactgccagggaactggcattgtttagaagTATATGTTAAAAACAAGCTTACAATGATGGCAGACAATAAACCTGAcgtttattcattattttctgtagtaCAGCAGCCAGTGAGTGGAATCAGTGATGTGATACATGAATGATTTAGATACTGTGGCATGTATTGGTAAGATGCTGCTGCAAAGACATGCTGTAACCAGCTACAACTCTGTTACAAATTAACTTATGTGCTAGTACAGTCCTTTCTGTACGGAAACTTGGCAAAATGCAACAGGTATCACAACTGCTACTGCTGGTTATACAACCAATATACAATAAGTGCAGACTGCAGTTATCAATTCTACATGCTATATACCTACAAAATGTATTTGTGTTTCTTTTCTAAAGTTTCGCAATTAAAATGCGTTTACTCTTCATTGTAGCAATTATCGGAACACCGGGCATTGAAAACTTAACCTTCAACGAAGACCACACTCAGCTCAAAGTTATCATAAAAGACCCCGTAACGCCCTACAGATTTGCGAATAAAACCTTAAAGACTGTTAGAGACTTGCTTGGAAACAAATTTAAGTACACCGTATTCTACACAAGGGTTGGCAGCACAGGAAGAGTAAGTATATTTTTGTTATGGCTTCTTTCAGAACTGCTCAGGGTTAATgatttttaaacatattttgcAGACCTACCAGAGACGGATtaaaatgtaatggggccctaggcgaaggtagtagatttggggcctccttgtggtccttttggtaaggtgaagtggagagaggtcagagaaggtggcaggtgggccccatgACATTTATTAGGCCCCAAGCACCCGCCTAGGTTTCCTGGTGGATGATCTTGCTCTGAGACCTACTACAGGTGGCACTGGTTTGAGGAGTGAACAAGCAGCTCTTATATACAAAGCCAGAGATGGCGAATTATGCCCATACACCAAATCATGTTACAAGGACTGGTCTGCACGCCAATATCTTGCTGACTCAGAGATTTATTAGTAAATTGCTATGCAATCCTAATGCATTTCACTTCCGTAAAAGCTTACTCATAGGGTAAAGCTATGAGTAGGCTTCTAagaccatgtactgatgagggccaaaagcccgaaacaggctgtctacatgtggggtcggtgtggctgtgtaatatttaaagctataggcttgctatacaccagcggttctggatgcttgccttgcttacaagggcgaaaagggatcatttgcatattcagtagtggtgcattgtgggtatccacaaatgttcacttacagctgaattattgcaaatttccttctgttttaagaaggcaaatttcacctagcattgcttattagtagaagggcttttcagtctcttttatccccctatgcatccctagtggtttgggtcaccctaagctgcttggttactctgtgcaTTGCATATTGATTTACCTATAAATCTTCAAGTCAGCAAGATTTTGGAATGCATATTGTTCCTTCTTGGTTGTAGTGTGTGGGGCAGGCAGTCCTTGAAGTGCATCCTTGCATCCATGACTGCTTCAAGGGAAGGTTAGCTGGAAGCAATCATCTTATTACAGTATTTACAAAATCATGTTACATAAAACAGGAAGTGCCATTAAAAAGTCTCATCTCAGCCAAACTGATTTAAGGCCAAACAAAAAATGTACAAAGTGATTGCATGATCATCTGTTACTTCTGCATCCTCTTTTATCCCACATGATTTCACTAGAACTTGATCTTGAACTTGAATTAACTGGTAGTCAGCAAATTCTTAGTAATTTAGCTACATTGGAATGAAATCTGtttagtgtttttgtttttttttcactgctttgttaaagcagacctgaactcagaacttcctctttaaaagatatgccacagcataataacctttaaagaaaacatgtctttgttacagctgatacaaatcctgcaaaaaaaatctgCCTTTATGGATGCAGACATATTCTTAACATTCTGCGCTTTCAAATGAGGTTATCTGCTctgacagtcaggtgacacaggggagagatcaaattacaacttgtgcttagtcacagatgaggaggaattagacaggttctctaaatacatacagcgtgcatttctctctgttttccttatgtcctgtgcaagaggacCAGGTCCAATTTAAGTAGACTCAAGAGACTGTTTTTGCAGACCTATAGCGTTCCTATTAGCCAGTACATCATGTGGCACACCAATCATTTAGGCAGATGCCATAgtttcccaccccctcccatgtcccctatttgcccttgctttggcaatacctgtaatgaatcttggtcatgccaataaagctatctttgacttTGATTAGTTTCCAGACTGCCAGACCAGGTCTGGTTAGCATCCATCAGCAACCACAAAGCAGAATGTGTATGTGCTCCCTGACTCAATGAATTGATATAGAAACAGTGGCTGGTTAATTATGACAAGTACTAAGAAAACCAGAGCAAAGGGGAAGCCCAGCAAACCAACAAGATCTCTTTATTGCTTAAAT is a window of Hyperolius riggenbachi isolate aHypRig1 chromosome 6, aHypRig1.pri, whole genome shotgun sequence DNA encoding:
- the F3 gene encoding tissue factor isoform X2 → MAGLYLAMRCIPALFLCAIFCWQRTLSLDVNFPVATDIKVSSTNFKTILEWKGKPTNFTYTVEVRGPGLDWTRKCIYITATECDVSELVKDNGNYEFRVLSEIQTEDIVTEEFPYADGPTFNPFEQSIIGTPGIENLTFNEDHTQLKVIIKDPVTPYRFANKTLKTVRDLLGNKFKYTVFYTRVGSTGRKEVSTPTNEVVIKTSQGEGYCLYVQAAVLSRKTDIFSHNSHQVCTSSGGSAASGFAASTVFLYLCNMILLYWLL
- the F3 gene encoding tissue factor isoform X1 translates to MAGLYLAMRCIPALFLCAIFCWQRTLSLDVNFPVATDIKVSSTNFKTILEWKGKPTNFTYTVEVRGPGLDWTRKCIYITATECDVSELVKDNGNYEFRVLSEIQTEDIVTEEFPYADGPTFNPFEQSIIGTPGIENLTFNEDHTQLKVIIKDPVTPYRFANKTLKTVRDLLGNKFKYTVFYTRVGSTGRKEVSTPTNEVVIKTSQGEGYCLYVQAAVLSRKTDIFSHNSHQVCTSSGGSEHDFTLLVAVIIAVSLVVLIIVLLVIVCICRQQRRREGNANETDKLNDPVRQL